A part of Aegilops tauschii subsp. strangulata cultivar AL8/78 chromosome 2, Aet v6.0, whole genome shotgun sequence genomic DNA contains:
- the LOC109733693 gene encoding uncharacterized protein isoform X1: MENNNKAEAQLDSLSKLPDHLLLNILERVETLDALRTCILSKRMLKLPPMLSLLDIDIGSLARYLKPDVDTFNRIFQYNIAVAATTDKILGARNPEIPIRELRVRFCLRHDECLSISQAVARTMATHKLDVAEFVVLTEKTSWRCTQHDLLSFAKRFNTWFGDCPVVFAGLTHLWLRNLRFGELDIHNILNTCKRLESLRLTHCDAGVRSVLQVQHAQLVALQIDYGEFEAIQLNCLPKLQRVKYVGWSYQEDPLIFGSVPQLSKLILGKVGVSSTSNIQLSQLLANVPWITDLRLDFQSEKIWVLPECPKLLAPVLGKLQIANLDNLPQGCNIDWTMFILEAASSLKELCITVWDHWCEMETNKDVRRKKGYCEKANVEWQPSAVHFKHKNLVKLTICGFQPEENFVRYIRRVMEIAVNMKEISLYDWQVCEDCGDLDPNIKVCPSRYPRTTEEKDMLREEITKELPMASPAVIHFRS, from the exons ATGGAAAACAATAAT AAAGCCGAAGCCCAACTTGACAGTCTTAGCAAGCTGCCGGATCACCTTCTACTCAACATATTGGAGAGGGTTGAAACGCTAGATGCCTTGAGAACCTGCATCCTGTCTAAGAGGATGCTAAAGCTTCCCCCCATGCTGTCGCTGCTTGATATAGATATTGGTTCCCTTGCGCGTTACCTCAAGCCCGATGTCGACACCTTTAATCGTATTTTTCAGTACAACATTGCTGTGGCTGCTACCACGGACAAGATACTTGGTGCGAGGAATCCCGAGATCCCCATCCGCGAGCTGAGGGTCAGGTTCTGTTTGAGGCATGATGAGTGTCTCTCCATCAGCCAAGCTGTTGCCCGCACCATGGCAACCCACAAGCTCGATGTCGCTGAGTTTGTCGTCCTCACGGAGAAGACTAGTTGGAGATGCACTCAACATGATCTCCTCTCCTTTGCCAAGCGGTTCAATACTTGGTTTGGTGATTGTCCAGTTGTGTTTGCTGGTCTCACGCACCTGTGGCTGCGGAATTTGAGGTTTGGTGAACTGGACATCCACAACATCCTCAACACCTGCAAGCGCTTGGAATCTCTGCGTCTCACCCATTGTGACGCAGGGGTCCGCTCCGTGCTTCAAGTACAGCATGCTCAACTTGTTGCGCTCCAGATCGACTATGGGGAATTTGAAGCCATCCAACTCAACTGTCTACCAAAACTCCAACGTGTCAAATATGTTGGTTGGTCTTACCAAGAAGATCCCCTGATTTTTGGTTCTGTCCCGCAGCTTTCAAAGCTAATCCTTGGAAAAGTTGGTGTTAGTTCGACTAGTAATATTCAGTTAAGTCAGCTCCTTGCTAATGTACCCTGGATAACTGACCTGCGTCTGGATTTTCAAAGTGAAAAG ATTTGGGTTTTACCTGAGTGCCCTAAACTGCTTGCACCTGTGCTTGGCAAGCTACAGATTGCGAATCTGGATAATCTTCCTCAAGGATGCAATATTGATTGGACCATGTTCATTCTTGAAGCTGCAAGCTCCCTAAAGGAGCTATGCATCACGGTGTGGGATCATTGGTGTGAAATGGAGACAAACAAGGATGTTCGAAGGAAAAAGGGTTACTGTGAGAAAGCAAACGTGGAGTGGCAACCATCTGCTGTTCATTTTAAGCACAAGAATCTGGTTAAGCTCACCATCTGCGGCTTCCAACCTGAGGAGAACTTTGTGCGGTACATTAGGCGTGTCATGGAAATCGCGGTGAACATGAAGGAGATATCTCTGTACGACTGGCAGGTGTGCGAGGACTGCGGTGACTTGGATCCCAATATCAAGGTCTGTCCTTCTCGGTATCCACGGACCACTGAGGAGAAGGATATGTTGAGGGAGGAGATTACTAAGGAGTTGCCGATGGCTTCGCCTGCTGTGATTCACTTCAGGTCCTAA
- the LOC109733693 gene encoding uncharacterized protein isoform X2 translates to MENNNKAEAQLDSLSKLPDHLLLNILERVETLDALRTCILSKRMLKLPPMLSLLDIDIGSLARYLKPDVDTFNRIFQYNIAVAATTDKILGARNPEIPIRELRVRFCLRHDECLSISQAVARTMATHKLDVAEFVVLTEKTSWRCTQHDLLSFAKRFNTWFGDCPVVFAGLTHLWLRNLRFGELDIHNILNTCKRLESLRLTHCDAGVRSVLQVQHAQLVALQIDYGEFEAIQLNCLPKLQRVKYVGWSYQEDPLIFGSVPQLSKLILGKVGVSSTSNIQLSQLLANVPWITDLRLDFQSEKIANLDNLPQGCNIDWTMFILEAASSLKELCITVWDHWCEMETNKDVRRKKGYCEKANVEWQPSAVHFKHKNLVKLTICGFQPEENFVRYIRRVMEIAVNMKEISLYDWQVCEDCGDLDPNIKVCPSRYPRTTEEKDMLREEITKELPMASPAVIHFRS, encoded by the exons ATGGAAAACAATAAT AAAGCCGAAGCCCAACTTGACAGTCTTAGCAAGCTGCCGGATCACCTTCTACTCAACATATTGGAGAGGGTTGAAACGCTAGATGCCTTGAGAACCTGCATCCTGTCTAAGAGGATGCTAAAGCTTCCCCCCATGCTGTCGCTGCTTGATATAGATATTGGTTCCCTTGCGCGTTACCTCAAGCCCGATGTCGACACCTTTAATCGTATTTTTCAGTACAACATTGCTGTGGCTGCTACCACGGACAAGATACTTGGTGCGAGGAATCCCGAGATCCCCATCCGCGAGCTGAGGGTCAGGTTCTGTTTGAGGCATGATGAGTGTCTCTCCATCAGCCAAGCTGTTGCCCGCACCATGGCAACCCACAAGCTCGATGTCGCTGAGTTTGTCGTCCTCACGGAGAAGACTAGTTGGAGATGCACTCAACATGATCTCCTCTCCTTTGCCAAGCGGTTCAATACTTGGTTTGGTGATTGTCCAGTTGTGTTTGCTGGTCTCACGCACCTGTGGCTGCGGAATTTGAGGTTTGGTGAACTGGACATCCACAACATCCTCAACACCTGCAAGCGCTTGGAATCTCTGCGTCTCACCCATTGTGACGCAGGGGTCCGCTCCGTGCTTCAAGTACAGCATGCTCAACTTGTTGCGCTCCAGATCGACTATGGGGAATTTGAAGCCATCCAACTCAACTGTCTACCAAAACTCCAACGTGTCAAATATGTTGGTTGGTCTTACCAAGAAGATCCCCTGATTTTTGGTTCTGTCCCGCAGCTTTCAAAGCTAATCCTTGGAAAAGTTGGTGTTAGTTCGACTAGTAATATTCAGTTAAGTCAGCTCCTTGCTAATGTACCCTGGATAACTGACCTGCGTCTGGATTTTCAAAGTGAAAAG ATTGCGAATCTGGATAATCTTCCTCAAGGATGCAATATTGATTGGACCATGTTCATTCTTGAAGCTGCAAGCTCCCTAAAGGAGCTATGCATCACGGTGTGGGATCATTGGTGTGAAATGGAGACAAACAAGGATGTTCGAAGGAAAAAGGGTTACTGTGAGAAAGCAAACGTGGAGTGGCAACCATCTGCTGTTCATTTTAAGCACAAGAATCTGGTTAAGCTCACCATCTGCGGCTTCCAACCTGAGGAGAACTTTGTGCGGTACATTAGGCGTGTCATGGAAATCGCGGTGAACATGAAGGAGATATCTCTGTACGACTGGCAGGTGTGCGAGGACTGCGGTGACTTGGATCCCAATATCAAGGTCTGTCCTTCTCGGTATCCACGGACCACTGAGGAGAAGGATATGTTGAGGGAGGAGATTACTAAGGAGTTGCCGATGGCTTCGCCTGCTGTGATTCACTTCAGGTCCTAA
- the LOC141041845 gene encoding uncharacterized protein: MSDVVKLRFFYGPGTVQTNELGADLSEFTHIEVAISAPQTWSVSQLKEWIAASLGLDTETNTVGVHALWTRSSSKIYFYLRPIEGDSDWVRWLQGCERRGCNPVALVLPVVKEVTAHEGEGGYEGQSSHVEGGNAYGYDQGQSSQVEGGNAYGYEPGQSSQVEGGNADGDYNGEVDADEVDGHMQNQMEEEDTDLERGHADDSDESDEEENAEEVPNPAWWNHDLSSAMTVNDGHDSAWQYHQNNIATGAMYPNKQALKDAIINWAMSTQRVFKAEVSSQKFLTMVCKNADCPARVHGFLPKYGTSWVISDLVNHTCLIPCIPQDHANLPSTLIARLFYDEIVQGKAMEVKAVQTKVFARLKYRISYGKAWRAKHAALERRFGSYFDAYDSVVHLLHTLQQRNPGTYIDIQDMFMPEFPTVRVLHRLFFSFGICIEAFRHCRPVICVDGTFLTGKYKGQILTAIGQDSQNQVVPLAFAFVESENIESWTWFFRQLKISVVKEKPNVCILHDRHAGILSAIRTLTNPGPEEQVPWQDLQSRWCMRHLGANFFSQFRNKNLMNLFKKLCKQNQLWKYNLIRDRLNVCTQRRVRDRKAARDAAVRAHVEAVAAQLATGTVAVEEEVVGLCDLPGFDPHGTRRRLGRSIKTFEQWIEHEPLERWSLLHDTHGARYGVMTTNLAETYNFVLRGNIHRY; the protein is encoded by the coding sequence ATGTCCGATGTAGTGAAGTTGAGATTTTTCTATGGTCCTGGTACTGTCCAAACAAATGAGTTGGGAGCAGATCTGAGTGAATTTACTCACATAGAGGTTGCAATCAGCGcaccacaaacatggtctgttagtcagttgaaagaatggattgcggcaagtttaggtcttgatactgaaacaaacaccgtcggtgttcatgcattgtggacacggtcaagttcaaaaatttacttttatttgaggccaatagagggagactccgattgggtgcggtggttacaaggttgtgaacgaaggggatgcaatcctgttgctttagtgcttcccgtcgtgaaggaggtcactgcacatgaaggggagggtggctacgaaggacagagcagtcatgtagaaggaggaaatgcttatggttacgaccaaggacagagcagtcaggtagaaggaggaaatgcttatggttatgaaccagggcagagtagtcaggtagaaggaggaaatgccgatggtgattacaatggcgaggtggacgctgacgaggtagatgggcacatgcagaaccagatggaagaagaagacaccgatcttgaaaggggtcatgccgatgattctgacgagtcagatgaagaagaaaatgcagaggaggtCCCGAATCCTGCATGGTGGAATCATGACTTATCATCTGCAATGACCGTGAATGATGGACATGATTCAGCCTGGCAATATCACCAGAACAATATTGCGACGGGTGCTATGTATCCGAACAAGCAAGCCCTGAAGGATGCAATAATTAATTGGGCAATGTCCACGCAAAGGGTTTTCAAAGCTGAGGTGTCCAGTCAGAAATTCCTTACAATGGTATGCAAGAATGCAGATTGTCCCGCAAGGGTGCACggctttctccctaagtatggcacaagttgggtgataagtgacttagttaatcacacttgtcttattccctgcatccctcaagatcatgccaaccttCCATCCACGCTTATTGCTCGACTGTTTTACGATGAGATAGTGCAAGGCAAAGCTATGGAAGTGAAGGCAGTGCAGACAAAAGTGTTCGCCAGGTTGAAGTACAGAATTTCTTATGgcaaggcttggagggctaagcatgcagcgcttgagaggagatttggttcttattttgatgcatatgactctgttgtccacctcctccacaccctgcagcagcggaatccaggcacctatatcgatatccaagacatgttcatgccagagttcccaactgtgagggttttgcatcgtctcttcttctctttcggtatatgcatcgaagctttcaggcattgccgaccggtgatatgtgttgacggtacttttctcacaggcaagtacaagggtcagatactgacagccataggtcaagacagccaaaatcaagtcgtcccactggcatttgcttttgtggagagtgagaacattgaaagttggacatggttcttcaggcagttgaAAATATCAGTTGTCAAGGAGAAGCCGAATGTGTGCATCCTTCATGACAGGCATGCAGGTATACTCAGTGCGATAAGGACACTGACAAACCCAGGCCCTGAGGAACAAGTTCCATGGCAGGACTTGCAGAGCCgttggtgcatgcgccatctCGGGGCTAATTTCTTCTCGCAGTTTAGAAATAAGAACCTGATGAATCTGTTCAAAAAACTCTGCAAGCAGAACCAGTTATGGAAGTACAATTTGATACGCGACAGACTTAATGTGTGCACGCAGAGACGCGTGAGGGACAGGAAAGCTGCAAGAGATGCAGCGGTGAGGGCACATGTTGAAGCAGTAGCTGCACAGTTGGCAACAGGAACAGTGGCCGTGGAGGAGGAGGTTGTTGGGCTATGTGACCTGCCAGGCTTTGACCCACATGGTACTAGGAGAAGGCTCGGGAGGTCGATTAAAACCTTCGAGCAGTGGATAGAGCATGAGCCTCTAGAGAGGTGGTCTTTGCTACATGACACACATGGAGCAAGGTACGGTGTCATGACAACGAACCTCGCGGAAACATATAACTTTGTCCTCAGAGGAAACATCCACAGGTATTAA